A stretch of the Microcella sp. genome encodes the following:
- a CDS encoding response regulator — protein MTAIRVLLVDDQPLFRRGVRMLIDSQPDLTVVGEADDGGEAVLVADESLPDVVLMDIRMPNTDGIAGTAGILQSAENADRTPPRVIVLTTFDLDDAALRAIRAGASGFLLKDAEPEFLLAAIRAVHGGHAVVAPGAITDLLAHVGSATDARRARTPAELSAARDAALPDLSKREREIFAAVAEGLSNAEIAAREFVAEATVKSHVGRILAKLGLRDRVQVVLYAHDHGLLPRR, from the coding sequence ATGACAGCCATCCGCGTACTGCTCGTCGACGACCAGCCGCTCTTCCGCCGCGGCGTGCGCATGCTCATCGACTCGCAGCCCGACCTGACCGTGGTCGGTGAGGCCGACGACGGCGGCGAGGCGGTGCTCGTCGCCGACGAGTCGCTGCCCGACGTCGTGCTCATGGACATCCGGATGCCGAACACCGACGGCATCGCGGGCACAGCGGGCATCCTTCAGTCAGCCGAAAACGCAGACCGCACCCCGCCGCGCGTCATCGTGCTCACGACCTTCGACCTCGACGACGCTGCGCTGCGGGCGATTCGCGCGGGCGCGAGCGGCTTTCTGCTGAAGGACGCCGAGCCCGAGTTTCTGCTCGCCGCCATCCGCGCCGTGCACGGCGGCCACGCGGTCGTCGCGCCCGGCGCGATCACCGATCTGCTTGCGCACGTGGGCTCTGCGACGGATGCTCGCCGCGCCCGCACACCCGCCGAACTCTCCGCGGCGCGCGACGCAGCGCTGCCCGACCTCAGCAAGCGCGAGCGCGAGATCTTCGCCGCCGTCGCCGAGGGCCTCAGCAACGCCGAGATCGCCGCGCGCGAGTTCGTGGCCGAGGCGACCGTGAAGTCGCACGTCGGCCGCATCCTCGCCAAGCTCGGCCTGCGCGACCGCGTGCAGGTGGTGCTCTACGCCCACGATCACGGTCTGCTGCCCCGCCGCTGA
- the leuA gene encoding 2-isopropylmalate synthase has translation MQNRQQPSAMPIHKYQPYHEQFSVELPDRTWPTKRITQAPRWCAVDLRDGNQALIDPMSPERKRIMFDLLVKMGFKEIEVGFPSASQTDFDFVRSLIEQDLIPDDVTIQVLTQSREHLIERTYESIKGAKRAIVHFYNSTSALQRDVVFRTDIEGVKEIALQGAKWCQQFEAMVPETEIFYEYSPESYTGTELETALDICNAVIEQLAPTPERQLIINLPATVEMASPNIYADSIEWMNRHLARRDSVILSLHPHNDRGTAVAAAELGYMAGADRIEGCLFGNGERTGNVDLVALGINLFTQGIDPQLDFSDLDEIKRTAEYCNQLKVHERSPWAGDLVYTAFSGSHQDAIKKGFEAMDARAEAEGKSVDDLVWGVPYLPVDPKDLGRSYEAVIRVNSQSGKGGVAYLLKTDHALDLPRKLQIEFSGVVQAKTDAEGGEVTSDQIWEIFQDEYLPAAEAEAKWGRFELLSTRTASDMTGTTQLSATLRDGEEIAAIEATGNGPIAAFLSMMEGQGIAIRLFDYVEHALSAGGDAHAASYVELEVNGRTLWGVGIDPDISTASLKAVVSAVNRAIRLESPDRELVSA, from the coding sequence ATGCAGAACCGTCAGCAGCCCTCGGCCATGCCGATTCACAAGTATCAGCCGTACCACGAGCAGTTCTCTGTCGAGCTGCCCGACCGCACGTGGCCTACGAAGCGCATCACGCAAGCACCGCGCTGGTGCGCCGTCGATCTGCGCGACGGCAACCAGGCTCTCATCGACCCGATGAGCCCCGAGCGCAAGCGCATCATGTTCGACCTGCTCGTGAAGATGGGCTTCAAAGAGATCGAGGTCGGGTTTCCGTCGGCGAGTCAGACCGACTTCGACTTCGTGCGCTCGCTCATCGAGCAGGATCTGATTCCCGACGACGTCACGATTCAGGTGCTGACGCAGTCGCGCGAGCACCTCATCGAGCGCACCTACGAGTCGATCAAGGGTGCGAAGCGCGCGATCGTGCACTTCTACAACTCGACGAGCGCGCTGCAGCGCGACGTCGTGTTCCGCACCGACATCGAGGGTGTGAAAGAGATCGCGCTACAGGGTGCGAAGTGGTGCCAGCAGTTCGAGGCGATGGTGCCCGAGACCGAGATCTTCTACGAGTACAGTCCCGAGAGCTACACGGGCACCGAGCTCGAGACGGCGCTCGACATCTGCAACGCGGTCATCGAGCAGCTCGCTCCGACGCCCGAGCGCCAGCTCATCATCAACCTGCCGGCCACCGTCGAGATGGCCTCGCCGAACATCTACGCCGACTCGATCGAGTGGATGAACCGGCACCTCGCGCGGCGTGACTCGGTGATTCTGAGCCTGCACCCGCACAACGACCGCGGCACGGCCGTCGCGGCCGCTGAGCTCGGCTACATGGCCGGCGCCGACCGCATCGAAGGCTGCCTGTTCGGCAACGGCGAGCGCACCGGCAACGTCGACCTCGTCGCGCTCGGCATCAACCTCTTCACGCAGGGCATCGACCCGCAGCTCGACTTCAGCGACCTCGACGAGATCAAGCGCACCGCCGAGTACTGCAACCAGCTCAAGGTGCACGAGCGCAGCCCCTGGGCTGGCGACCTCGTCTACACGGCCTTCAGTGGCAGCCACCAAGACGCCATCAAGAAGGGCTTCGAGGCGATGGATGCTCGCGCCGAGGCCGAAGGCAAGAGCGTCGACGACCTCGTGTGGGGGGTTCCATACCTGCCCGTCGACCCCAAGGATCTGGGTCGTTCGTATGAGGCGGTCATCCGCGTCAACTCGCAATCGGGCAAGGGCGGAGTCGCCTACCTGCTCAAGACCGACCACGCGCTCGACCTGCCGCGCAAGCTGCAGATCGAGTTCAGCGGAGTCGTGCAGGCCAAGACCGACGCCGAGGGCGGCGAGGTCACGAGCGACCAGATCTGGGAGATCTTCCAAGACGAGTACCTGCCCGCCGCCGAGGCCGAGGCCAAGTGGGGCCGCTTCGAGCTGCTCTCGACGCGCACCGCGAGCGACATGACGGGAACGACCCAGCTGAGCGCGACGCTGCGCGACGGAGAGGAGATCGCCGCGATTGAAGCGACCGGCAACGGTCCGATCGCGGCGTTCCTCAGCATGATGGAGGGACAGGGCATCGCCATTCGTCTGTTCGACTACGTCGAGCACGCGCTGTCGGCGGGCGGGGATGCTCACGCCGCGTCGTACGTCGAGCTCGAGGTCAACGGCCGCACCCTGTGGGGCGTCGGCATCGACCCCGACATCTCGACCGCGTCGCTCAAGGCTGTGGTCTCGGCAGTCAATCGGGCGATCCGACTCGAGAGCCCTGACCGCGAGCTCGTCAGCGCGTAG
- the era gene encoding GTPase Era: protein MSARKPRGGTPDAEPTFRAGFVTFVGRPNVGKSTLTNALVGEKVAITSSKPQTTRRAIRGIVHRASGQLIVVDTPGMHRPRTLLGERLNAVVQDTLGDVDVIGFCVPANEPIGPGDRFINEQLDNFPRTRKIAIVTKTDAAGSTRVAEQLLAVSELREWDLVIPLSAVTGEQVDLLAEQVIALMPESPALYEADAVTDESETDRIAELIREAALEGVSDELPHSLAVTIDEMAERAPGGVLDIFANVFVERDSQKGIIIGHKGSRLTEVGTRARLEIEKLLGRRVYLKLHVKVAKEWQRDPKQLGKLGF from the coding sequence ATGAGCGCCCGTAAGCCGCGCGGCGGCACACCCGACGCAGAGCCCACGTTCCGGGCCGGATTCGTCACGTTCGTCGGCCGCCCGAACGTGGGCAAGTCGACGCTCACGAACGCGCTCGTCGGCGAAAAGGTCGCCATCACGAGTTCGAAGCCGCAGACCACGCGACGCGCCATTCGCGGCATCGTGCACCGGGCATCCGGCCAATTGATCGTCGTCGACACGCCCGGCATGCACCGCCCCCGCACGCTGCTCGGCGAGCGCCTCAACGCGGTCGTGCAAGACACCCTCGGCGATGTCGACGTCATCGGGTTCTGCGTGCCCGCGAACGAGCCCATTGGCCCGGGCGATCGGTTTATCAATGAGCAGCTCGACAACTTTCCGCGCACCCGCAAGATCGCGATCGTGACGAAGACCGATGCTGCCGGTTCAACGCGCGTGGCCGAGCAGTTGCTCGCGGTCTCAGAACTGCGGGAGTGGGACCTCGTGATCCCGCTCTCGGCAGTGACGGGCGAACAGGTCGACCTCTTGGCCGAGCAGGTCATCGCCCTCATGCCCGAGTCGCCCGCGCTCTATGAGGCGGATGCCGTCACCGACGAGTCTGAGACCGATCGCATCGCCGAGCTGATTCGCGAGGCCGCGCTGGAGGGAGTCAGCGACGAACTGCCGCACTCCCTCGCGGTCACGATCGACGAGATGGCCGAGCGCGCGCCCGGCGGCGTGCTCGACATCTTCGCGAACGTCTTCGTCGAGCGCGACAGCCAGAAGGGCATCATCATCGGGCACAAGGGCTCGCGCCTGACCGAAGTCGGCACGCGTGCGCGCCTCGAGATCGAGAAGCTGCTCGGCCGCCGCGTCTACCTCAAGCTGCACGTCAAGGTCGCGAAAGAGTGGCAGCGCGACCCGAAGCAACTCGGCAAGCTCGGGTTCTAG
- a CDS encoding sensor histidine kinase produces the protein MFDRILDKLTPHLPRLRTAGELGLGFTFSVVAAYYASSYNSSIPMGVLMLPLGVGIALHRLLPLWALLVSTPPIFLVVLTGWSGGTPNGALWFPIYIAIFGAVAYGSNQTRWVGRSFSLALTVGYLAGGLSSAGYGLGPFGLLVLFLPALAWFVGEMVRVRRSRNALRAQVSTVSTQRDAALTRADLEAERTRVARDVHDIVAHSLTVVIAQADGARYATAGDAPAAADAFETIAQTARGALADVRVLLTELRHTQEAGPQPGLDDLDALLDSMRDSGLTLEVREFGDRGRLTESRELALYRIVQESLTNALRHGDGAATLELEWGEQAVDLVVTNASPGETREFKEGGHGIDGMRERASLAGGELSVHDGPMFRVRARLPLEVRADGGDANLSQSEPADDVEHVEPVGASA, from the coding sequence ATGTTCGACAGAATCCTCGACAAGCTCACGCCACATCTTCCTCGACTGCGAACCGCCGGTGAACTGGGGCTCGGATTCACGTTCTCGGTCGTCGCGGCGTACTACGCATCGTCGTACAACTCGAGTATCCCCATGGGTGTGCTGATGTTGCCGCTCGGCGTCGGCATCGCACTCCACCGACTGTTGCCGCTGTGGGCTTTGCTCGTCTCGACGCCTCCCATCTTTCTCGTCGTCCTCACCGGGTGGAGCGGCGGCACTCCCAACGGAGCTCTCTGGTTCCCGATCTACATTGCGATCTTCGGCGCGGTCGCGTACGGCTCGAATCAGACGCGATGGGTAGGGCGTTCCTTCTCCTTGGCTCTGACCGTCGGCTACCTGGCCGGTGGCCTTTCCTCCGCGGGATACGGTCTGGGGCCGTTCGGACTCCTGGTTCTCTTCCTACCTGCGCTCGCATGGTTCGTCGGCGAGATGGTTCGCGTGCGCCGTTCGCGCAATGCACTTCGCGCCCAGGTGTCTACCGTGAGCACGCAGCGCGACGCCGCCCTCACGCGAGCCGACCTCGAGGCCGAGCGCACGCGGGTCGCGCGCGACGTGCACGACATCGTCGCCCACTCGCTCACGGTCGTGATCGCGCAGGCCGATGGGGCGCGGTACGCGACGGCGGGCGACGCCCCCGCGGCGGCCGACGCCTTCGAGACGATCGCGCAGACCGCACGCGGTGCCCTCGCCGACGTGCGCGTGCTGCTCACCGAACTGCGGCACACGCAAGAGGCCGGGCCGCAGCCGGGGCTCGACGATCTCGACGCACTGCTCGACTCGATGCGCGACTCGGGGCTCACGCTCGAGGTGCGCGAGTTCGGCGACCGCGGGCGCCTGACCGAGTCGCGCGAGCTCGCGCTCTACCGCATCGTGCAAGAGTCGCTCACGAACGCGCTGCGGCACGGCGACGGTGCGGCGACGCTCGAGCTCGAGTGGGGCGAGCAGGCCGTCGACCTCGTGGTGACGAATGCCTCACCCGGGGAGACTCGTGAATTCAAGGAAGGCGGGCACGGCATCGACGGGATGCGCGAGCGGGCATCCCTCGCCGGTGGCGAGCTGAGCGTGCACGACGGCCCTATGTTCCGTGTGCGAGCACGCCTGCCGCTCGAGGTGCGGGCCGACGGCGGCGACGCCAATCTCTCGCAGAGCGAGCCAGCAGATGACGTAGAGCACGTCGAGCCGGTCGGAGCCTCGGCGTGA